A genome region from Ignavibacteria bacterium includes the following:
- the rbsK gene encoding ribokinase, producing the protein MNTRGVLVVGSANMDMVVVCEDFPKPGETILGRQFGMFAGGKGANQAVCSAKLGGKTFFVGKMGNDMFRDKLSQNMQTDGVRLEYLLIDKTEPTGIALITVNGYGQNEIVVVSGSNMKLSPEDIKQNEEAFSQSGVVITQLEIPLETVVETARIAKKHGAMFILNPAPARRLPDELLKMVDYITPNEIELGMLSGIPVIDTDSAALASRRLIDTGVKNVIVTLGSKGALLVNSQKSELFAAREVDVVDSTAAGDAFNGALAFALSEGRTVDKAIQFANIVASYSVTKLGAQTSMPTMDEIKAAKVI; encoded by the coding sequence ATGAATACGAGAGGAGTACTTGTTGTAGGAAGCGCAAATATGGACATGGTAGTTGTATGTGAAGACTTCCCGAAACCCGGTGAAACAATTTTAGGACGCCAGTTCGGCATGTTCGCCGGGGGCAAGGGGGCCAACCAGGCCGTATGCAGCGCTAAGCTGGGTGGAAAAACTTTCTTCGTCGGTAAAATGGGTAACGATATGTTCAGGGATAAATTGTCTCAGAATATGCAGACCGACGGCGTCAGGCTGGAATATCTCTTAATCGACAAAACTGAACCGACCGGAATAGCTTTAATTACAGTCAACGGTTACGGACAGAATGAAATCGTGGTGGTATCAGGCAGCAATATGAAACTCTCTCCTGAGGATATAAAACAGAACGAGGAGGCCTTCTCGCAGTCCGGCGTAGTAATAACACAGCTTGAAATACCGCTTGAGACCGTCGTGGAGACTGCACGCATCGCAAAAAAACATGGGGCCATGTTTATCCTTAACCCCGCCCCGGCCAGAAGGCTTCCCGATGAACTGCTGAAGATGGTGGATTACATTACCCCGAACGAAATTGAGCTTGGAATGCTTTCCGGAATCCCCGTCATCGATACAGATTCAGCCGCTCTTGCCTCCAGGAGGCTCATTGATACGGGGGTGAAAAATGTAATCGTGACACTTGGCTCAAAAGGCGCTCTTCTTGTAAACAGCCAGAAGAGTGAACTTTTTGCAGCAAGAGAAGTCGATGTTGTAGACAGCACGGCTGCCGGCGACGCCTTTAACGGCGCCCTGGCTTTTGCACTCTCAGAGGGAAGGACGGTCGACAAGGCTATCCAGTTTGCAAACATTGTGGCGTCCTACTCTGTTACAAAGCTGGGTGCGCAGACTTCCATGCCTACAATGGATGAAATCAAAGCCGCAAAAGTGATTTAA
- the rbsD gene encoding D-ribose pyranase encodes MKKNGILNSELSRVVAQMGHTDKLVICDSGLPIPRNAEVIDLALSTNLPRFIETLKVILEELQIEEAIVAEEMLDVSCGVYDEVTSLLPKVNIQKVSHEEFKNITRNPEGNIAFVRTGEATPYANIILISGVTFN; translated from the coding sequence ATGAAGAAAAATGGGATACTGAATTCTGAACTCTCGCGCGTTGTTGCTCAAATGGGACACACAGACAAACTGGTCATCTGCGACAGCGGCCTTCCTATTCCGAGAAATGCTGAGGTGATAGACCTTGCACTCAGCACAAACCTGCCGCGTTTTATAGAAACCCTTAAAGTCATCTTAGAGGAGCTTCAGATCGAAGAGGCAATTGTTGCCGAAGAAATGCTGGACGTAAGCTGCGGCGTTTATGATGAGGTGACAAGCCTTCTGCCTAAAGTAAATATACAGAAGGTTTCTCACGAGGAATTTAAGAATATTACGAGAAACCCTGAGGGAAATATCGCCTTCGTCCGCACGGGTGAAGCTACCCCGTATGCAAATATCATACTCATTTCAGGCGTAACTTTTAACTAA